One Oncorhynchus keta strain PuntledgeMale-10-30-2019 chromosome 22, Oket_V2, whole genome shotgun sequence DNA window includes the following coding sequences:
- the LOC118401429 gene encoding protein FAM43A-like — protein MLLWKKNKFDLIEEDKQSKQKGYAVSLNYSALTSFAKSCPESALNRVGSMFKTKRKKVKITSEDPTYTVLYLGNATTIQSKGEGCTDVAVSKIWGKSEMGKNGTKMKLTISSQGIRMVHVDDKARRPGHLYLLHRITYCVADPRLSKIFAWIYRHEMKHKAVMLRCHAVLVSKPEKAKAMALLLYQTSATALSEFKRLKRRDDARHQQQQLIGEQTIPLVPLRKLLNGQCYYKPPVERSRSAPKLGSITEDLLGEEEEEKAMHFECEDILDTDDDCVDNGKQELSQIISDLGEMSIGNDVQTLKADLRVTRLLSGESTGSESSIESNQEPISVSNGLEEGKMQEIS, from the coding sequence ATGCTGCTTTGGAAGAAGAATAAGTTCGACTTGATTGAGGAAGATAAACAGTCGAAGCAGAAGGGTTATGCCGTGAGTTTGAACTACTCTGCCCTGACCTCCTTTGCCAAGTCTTGCCCGGAGAGTGCTTTGAACAGGGTTGGAAGCATGTTCAAGACAAAAAGGAAAAAGGTTAAAATTACCAGTGAGGACCCCACCTACACGGTCCTCTACCTGGGTAATGCCACCACCATCCAGTCGAAAGGCGAAGGCTGTACGGACGTGGCTGTGAGCAAAATTTGGGGCAAGAGCGAAATGGGCAAAAATGGCACGAAGATGAAACTGACCATCAGCTCGCAGGGCATCCGAATGGTGCATGTGGACGACAAAGCGAGGAGACCGGGACATTTGTATTTATTGCACCGGATAACCTATTGCGTTGCGGACCCAAGGCTATCCAAAATTTTCGCTTGGATATACAGACATGAGATGAAGCACAAGGCAGTGATGCTGCGGTGCCATGCGGTGCTGGTGTCCAAGCCGGAGAAGGCAAAGGCCATGGCACTGCTTTTGTACCAGACCTCGGCGACAGcgctttctgaatttaaaagacTTAAAAGGAGGGACGATGCAAGGCACCAGCAACAGCAGCTGATAGGGGAACAAACCATACCCCTTGTGCCCCTCAGGAAGCTTCTAAATGGACAGTGTTATTACAAACCGCCGGTGGAGCGCAGCAGGAGCGCGCCCAAATTGGGCTCTATCACAGAGGACTTGCtcggagaggaggaagaggagaaagcgATGCACTTTGAGTGTGAGGACATTTTAGACACGGATGACGATTGTGTGGACAATGGTAAACAGGAGCTGTCCCAGATCATCAGTGACCTTGGAGAGATGAGCATAGGAAACGACGTACAAACACTAAAAGCTGACCTTAGGGTTACACGACTCCTCTCTGGGGAGAGCACGGGCAGCGAGTCGTCAATAGAAAGCAACCAGGAGCCAATTTCTGTCTCAAACGGATTAGAGGAGGGGAAGATGCAGGAAATATCATGA